Proteins encoded together in one Dasypus novemcinctus isolate mDasNov1 chromosome 9, mDasNov1.1.hap2, whole genome shotgun sequence window:
- the SRRM1 gene encoding serine/arginine repetitive matrix protein 1 isoform X44, whose product MMQINLTGFLNGKNAREFMGELWPLLLSAQENIAGIPSAFLELKKEEIKQRQIEQEKLASMKKQDEDKDKRDKEEKESSREKRERSRSPRRTKSRSPSPAPEKKEKTPELPEPSVKVKEPSVQEATSTSDILKVPKPEPVPEPKEPSPEKISKKEKEKEKTRPRSRSRSKSRSRSRSRSPSHTRPRRRHRSRSRSYSPRRRPSPRRRPSPRRRTPPRRMPPPPRHRRSRSPVRRRRSSASLSGSSSSSSSSRSRSPPKKPPKRTSSPPRKTRRLSPSASPPRRRHRPSPPATPPPKTRHSPTPQQSNRTRKSRVSVSPGRTSGKVTKHKGTEKRESPSPAPKPRKVELSESEEDKGGKMAAADSVQQRRQYRRQNQQSSSDSGSSSSSEDERPKRSHVKNGEVGRRRRHSPSRSASPSPRKRQKETSPRMQMGKRWQSPMTKSSRRRRSPSPPPTRRRRSPSPAPPRRRRSPTPPPRRRTPSPPPRRRSPSPRRYSPPIQRRYSPSPPPKRRTASPPPPPKRRPSPSPPPKRRVSHSPPPKQRSSPVTKRRSPSLSSKHRKGSSPSRSTRETRSPQPNKRHSPSPRPRAPQTTSSPPPIRRGASSSPQRRQSPSPSTRPIRRVSRTPEPKKTKKAASPSPQSVRRVSSSRSVSGSPEPAPKKPQAPPSPVQSQSPSTNWSPAVPVKKAKSPTPSPSPARNSDQEVGGKKKKKKKDKKHKKEKKHKKHKKHKKEKAVAAAAAATVIPAAVAAPTTTTAQEEAEAEPEPKKETESEAEDNLDDLEKHLREKALRSMRKAQVSPQS is encoded by the exons ATGATGCAAATCAACCTGACTGGGTTTTTGAATGGAAAAAATGCTAGAGAATTTATGGGAGAACTGTGGCCCCTGCTGTTAAGTGCACAAGAAAACATTGCTGGAATTCCTTCTGCTTTCCTAGaactgaagaaggaagaaataaaacagagacAG ATTGAACAAGAAAAATTGGCATCTATGAAAAAGCAAGATGAAGACAAAGATAagagagataaagaagaaaaagaaagcagcagagaaaaaagggaaaggtCTCGAAGCCCAAGAAG AACCAAGAGCCGGAGTCCTTCCCCTGCTccagaaaagaaggagaaaactCCAGAGCTCCCAGAACCTTCAGTGAAAGTAAAAGAACCTTCAGTACAAGAAGCCACTTCTACTAG TGACATCCTGAAAGTTCCCAAGCCTGAACCTGTACCAGAACCTAAAGAACCTTCTccagaaaaaatttccaaaaaggaaaaggaaaaggagaagactCGGCCAAGATCTCGGTCACGTTCTAAATCAAGATCACGGTCCCGGTCCCGCTCTCCATCTCATACTCGACCTAGACGGCGCCATAGATCCCGATCAAG ATCATATTCACCTAGAAGGCGGCCAAGCCCAAGAAGGCGGCCTTCTCCTCGAAGAAGAACTCCACCAAGACGAATGCCTCCTCCGCCACGGCATAGAAGGAGTAGATCTCCAGTGAGACg AAGGCGCTCATCAGCATCCTTGTCTGGGAGTAGCTCATCGTCATCTTCGTCTCGTTCCCGGTCACCACCAAAGAAGCCTCCCAAGAGGACATCAAGTCCCCCTCGAAAAACTCGTAGGTTATCTCCTTCAGCAAGTCCTCCAAGGCGAAGGCACCGGCCTTCACCTCCAGCAACTCCACCACCAAAAACTCGACATTCCCCAACACCCCAGCAGTCAAACCGTACCAGAAAAAGTCGTGTTTCTGTCTCTCCTGGGAGAACTTCAGGTAAAG tgaCAAAACATAAAGGTACTGAGAAAAGAGAGTCTCCTTCACCAGCACCCAAGCCTAGAAAAGTAGAGTTATCTGAATCTG AAGAAGATAAAGGTGGCAAAATGGCAGCAGCAGACTCTGTACAGCAGAGACGCCAATACAGACGACAAAACCAGCAGTCTTCATCTG ACTCCggctcttcctcctcctcagaaGATGAGCGACCCAAGAGGTCCCATGTGAAGAACGGTGAGGTAGGCAGACGGCGGAGACATTCCCCTTCCCGGAGTGCCTCTCCATCACCACGAAAGCGCCAGAAAGAGACTTCCCCTCG GATGCAGATGGGAAAGCGATGGCAATCGCCAATGACTAAAAG TAGTAGACGGAGGAGAAgtccctccccaccacccaccagAAGGCGACGTTCTCCTTCTCCGGCTCCTCCTCGGCGGCGCAGATCTCCCACACCACCACCACGACGAAG gactccttctcctcccccacgTCGGCGCTCACCTTCCCCAAGAAGATACTCTCCTCCAATACAGAGGAGATATTCTCCTTCTCCACCTCCAAAGAGAAGAACagcttctccccctccccctcctaaacGAAGGCCATCACCATCTCCACCGCCAAAGCGTAGGGTCTCCCATTCTCCACCTCCCAAACAAAGAAGTTCCCCAGTCACCAAGAGACGTTCACCTTCATTGTCATCAAAGCATAGAAAAGGGTCTTCCCCAAGCCGATCTACCAGGGAGACCCGATCTCCACAACCAAACAAAAGGCATTCGCCCTCACCACGGCCTCGAGCTCCTCAAACCACCTCAAGCCCTCCTCCCATTCGAAGAGGAGCATCATCATCACCCCAAAGAAGGCAGTCCCCATCTCCAAGTACTAGGCCCATTAGGAGAGTCTCCAGGACTCCGGAacccaaaaagacaaaaaa GGCTGCCTCACCAAGCCCTCAATCTGTAAGGAGGGTCTCATCCTCTCGATCTGTCTCAGGATCTCCTGAGCCAGCACCTAAAAAACCCCAGGCACCTCCATCTCCTGTCCAGTCTCAGTCACCTTCTACAAACTGGTCACCAGCAGTACCAGTCAAAAAGGCTAAAAGCCCAACACCAAGCCCATCTCCAGCAAGG AATTCGGACCAAGAAGTaggtggaaagaaaaagaagaaaaagaaggacaaGAAACATAAAAAGGAGAAGAAGCACAAGAAGCACAAAAAACACAAGAAGGAAAAGGCTGTAGCTGCAGCTGCTGCAGCTACTGTAATCCCTGCAGCGGTTGCTGCTCCCACAACTACAACAGCACAGGAAGAAGCAGAGGCAGAGCCAGAGCCTAAAAAG gagactgaaagtgaagcTGAAGATAACCTTGATGACTTAGAAAAGCACCTGCGTGAAAAGGCCCTGAGATCAATGCGGAAGGCTCAAGTGTCCCCACAGTCTTAG
- the SRRM1 gene encoding serine/arginine repetitive matrix protein 1 isoform X37 — MMQINLTGFLNGKNAREFMGELWPLLLSAQENIAGIPSAFLELKKEEIKQRQIEQEKLASMKKQDEDKDKRDKEEKESSREKRERSRSPRRRKSRSPSPRRRSSPVRRERKRSHSRSPRHRTKSRSPSPAPEKKEKTPELPEPSVKVKEPSVQEATSTSDILKVPKPEPVPEPKEPSPEKISKKEKEKEKTRPRSRSRSKSRSRSRSRSPSHTRPRRRHRSRSRSYSPRRRPSPRRRPSPRRRTPPRRMPPPPRHRRSRSPVRRRRSSASLSGSSSSSSSSRSRSPPKKPPKRTSSPPRKTRRLSPSASPPRRRHRPSPPATPPPKTRHSPTPQQSNRTRKSRVSVSPGRTSGKVTKHKGTEKRESPSPAPKPRKVELSESEEDKGGKMAAADSVQQRRQYRRQNQQSSSDSGSSSSSEDERPKRSHVKNGEVGRRRRHSPSRSASPSPRKRQKETSPRMQMGKRWQSPMTKSSRRRRSPSPPPTRRRRSPSPAPPRRRRSPTPPPRRRTPSPPPRRRSPSPRRYSPPIQRRYSPSPPPKRRTASPPPPPKRRPSPSPPPKRRVSHSPPPKQRSSPVTKRRSPSLSSKHRKGSSPSRSTRETRSPQPNKRHSPSPRPRAPQTTSSPPPIRRGASSSPQRRQSPSPSTRPIRRVSRTPEPKKTKKAASPSPQSVRRVSSSRSVSGSPEPAPKKPQAPPSPVQSQSPSTNWSPAVPVKKAKSPTPSPSPARNSDQEVGGKKKKKKKDKKHKKEKKHKKHKKHKKEKAVAAAAAATVIPAAVAAPTTTTAQEEAEAEPEPKKETESEAEDNLDDLEKHLREKALRSMRKAQVSPQS; from the exons ATGATGCAAATCAACCTGACTGGGTTTTTGAATGGAAAAAATGCTAGAGAATTTATGGGAGAACTGTGGCCCCTGCTGTTAAGTGCACAAGAAAACATTGCTGGAATTCCTTCTGCTTTCCTAGaactgaagaaggaagaaataaaacagagacAG ATTGAACAAGAAAAATTGGCATCTATGAAAAAGCAAGATGAAGACAAAGATAagagagataaagaagaaaaagaaagcagcagagaaaaaagggaaaggtCTCGAAGCCCAAGAAG ACGCAAATCCAGATCTCCTTCCCCTAGAAGACGATCTTCCCctgtcaggagagagagaaagcgcAGTCATTCTCGATCTCCCCGCCACAGAACCAAGAGCCGGAGTCCTTCCCCTGCTccagaaaagaaggagaaaactCCAGAGCTCCCAGAACCTTCAGTGAAAGTAAAAGAACCTTCAGTACAAGAAGCCACTTCTACTAG TGACATCCTGAAAGTTCCCAAGCCTGAACCTGTACCAGAACCTAAAGAACCTTCTccagaaaaaatttccaaaaaggaaaaggaaaaggagaagactCGGCCAAGATCTCGGTCACGTTCTAAATCAAGATCACGGTCCCGGTCCCGCTCTCCATCTCATACTCGACCTAGACGGCGCCATAGATCCCGATCAAG ATCATATTCACCTAGAAGGCGGCCAAGCCCAAGAAGGCGGCCTTCTCCTCGAAGAAGAACTCCACCAAGACGAATGCCTCCTCCGCCACGGCATAGAAGGAGTAGATCTCCAGTGAGACg AAGGCGCTCATCAGCATCCTTGTCTGGGAGTAGCTCATCGTCATCTTCGTCTCGTTCCCGGTCACCACCAAAGAAGCCTCCCAAGAGGACATCAAGTCCCCCTCGAAAAACTCGTAGGTTATCTCCTTCAGCAAGTCCTCCAAGGCGAAGGCACCGGCCTTCACCTCCAGCAACTCCACCACCAAAAACTCGACATTCCCCAACACCCCAGCAGTCAAACCGTACCAGAAAAAGTCGTGTTTCTGTCTCTCCTGGGAGAACTTCAGGTAAAG tgaCAAAACATAAAGGTACTGAGAAAAGAGAGTCTCCTTCACCAGCACCCAAGCCTAGAAAAGTAGAGTTATCTGAATCTG AAGAAGATAAAGGTGGCAAAATGGCAGCAGCAGACTCTGTACAGCAGAGACGCCAATACAGACGACAAAACCAGCAGTCTTCATCTG ACTCCggctcttcctcctcctcagaaGATGAGCGACCCAAGAGGTCCCATGTGAAGAACGGTGAGGTAGGCAGACGGCGGAGACATTCCCCTTCCCGGAGTGCCTCTCCATCACCACGAAAGCGCCAGAAAGAGACTTCCCCTCG GATGCAGATGGGAAAGCGATGGCAATCGCCAATGACTAAAAG TAGTAGACGGAGGAGAAgtccctccccaccacccaccagAAGGCGACGTTCTCCTTCTCCGGCTCCTCCTCGGCGGCGCAGATCTCCCACACCACCACCACGACGAAG gactccttctcctcccccacgTCGGCGCTCACCTTCCCCAAGAAGATACTCTCCTCCAATACAGAGGAGATATTCTCCTTCTCCACCTCCAAAGAGAAGAACagcttctccccctccccctcctaaacGAAGGCCATCACCATCTCCACCGCCAAAGCGTAGGGTCTCCCATTCTCCACCTCCCAAACAAAGAAGTTCCCCAGTCACCAAGAGACGTTCACCTTCATTGTCATCAAAGCATAGAAAAGGGTCTTCCCCAAGCCGATCTACCAGGGAGACCCGATCTCCACAACCAAACAAAAGGCATTCGCCCTCACCACGGCCTCGAGCTCCTCAAACCACCTCAAGCCCTCCTCCCATTCGAAGAGGAGCATCATCATCACCCCAAAGAAGGCAGTCCCCATCTCCAAGTACTAGGCCCATTAGGAGAGTCTCCAGGACTCCGGAacccaaaaagacaaaaaa GGCTGCCTCACCAAGCCCTCAATCTGTAAGGAGGGTCTCATCCTCTCGATCTGTCTCAGGATCTCCTGAGCCAGCACCTAAAAAACCCCAGGCACCTCCATCTCCTGTCCAGTCTCAGTCACCTTCTACAAACTGGTCACCAGCAGTACCAGTCAAAAAGGCTAAAAGCCCAACACCAAGCCCATCTCCAGCAAGG AATTCGGACCAAGAAGTaggtggaaagaaaaagaagaaaaagaaggacaaGAAACATAAAAAGGAGAAGAAGCACAAGAAGCACAAAAAACACAAGAAGGAAAAGGCTGTAGCTGCAGCTGCTGCAGCTACTGTAATCCCTGCAGCGGTTGCTGCTCCCACAACTACAACAGCACAGGAAGAAGCAGAGGCAGAGCCAGAGCCTAAAAAG gagactgaaagtgaagcTGAAGATAACCTTGATGACTTAGAAAAGCACCTGCGTGAAAAGGCCCTGAGATCAATGCGGAAGGCTCAAGTGTCCCCACAGTCTTAG
- the SRRM1 gene encoding serine/arginine repetitive matrix protein 1 isoform X38, translating to MMQINLTGFLNGKNAREFMGELWPLLLSAQENIAGIPSAFLELKKEEIKQRQIEQEKLASMKKQDEDKDKRDKEEKESSREKRERSRSPRRRKSRSPSPRRRSSPVRRERKRSHSRSPRHRTKSRSPSPAPEKKEKTPELPEPSVKVKEPSVQEATSTSDILKVPKPEPVPEPKEPSPEKISKKEKEKEKTRPRSRSRSKSRSRSRSRSPSHTRPRRRHRSRSRSYSPRRRPSPRRRPSPRRRTPPRRMPPPPRHRRSRSPVRRRRRSSASLSGSSSSSSSSRSRSPPKKPPKRTSSPPRKTRRLSPSASPPRRRHRPSPPATPPPKTRHSPTPQQSNRTRKSRVSVSPGRTSGKVTKHKGTEKRESPSPAPKPRKVELSESEDKGGKMAAADSVQQRRQYRRQNQQSSSDSGSSSSSEDERPKRSHVKNGEVGRRRRHSPSRSASPSPRKRQKETSPRMQMGKRWQSPMTKSSRRRRSPSPPPTRRRRSPSPAPPRRRRSPTPPPRRRTPSPPPRRRSPSPRRYSPPIQRRYSPSPPPKRRTASPPPPPKRRPSPSPPPKRRVSHSPPPKQRSSPVTKRRSPSLSSKHRKGSSPSRSTRETRSPQPNKRHSPSPRPRAPQTTSSPPPIRRGASSSPQRRQSPSPSTRPIRRVSRTPEPKKTKKAASPSPQSVRRVSSSRSVSGSPEPAPKKPQAPPSPVQSQSPSTNWSPAVPVKKAKSPTPSPSPARNSDQEVGGKKKKKKKDKKHKKEKKHKKHKKHKKEKAVAAAAAATVIPAAVAAPTTTTAQEEAEAEPEPKKETESEAEDNLDDLEKHLREKALRSMRKAQVSPQS from the exons ATGATGCAAATCAACCTGACTGGGTTTTTGAATGGAAAAAATGCTAGAGAATTTATGGGAGAACTGTGGCCCCTGCTGTTAAGTGCACAAGAAAACATTGCTGGAATTCCTTCTGCTTTCCTAGaactgaagaaggaagaaataaaacagagacAG ATTGAACAAGAAAAATTGGCATCTATGAAAAAGCAAGATGAAGACAAAGATAagagagataaagaagaaaaagaaagcagcagagaaaaaagggaaaggtCTCGAAGCCCAAGAAG ACGCAAATCCAGATCTCCTTCCCCTAGAAGACGATCTTCCCctgtcaggagagagagaaagcgcAGTCATTCTCGATCTCCCCGCCACAGAACCAAGAGCCGGAGTCCTTCCCCTGCTccagaaaagaaggagaaaactCCAGAGCTCCCAGAACCTTCAGTGAAAGTAAAAGAACCTTCAGTACAAGAAGCCACTTCTACTAG TGACATCCTGAAAGTTCCCAAGCCTGAACCTGTACCAGAACCTAAAGAACCTTCTccagaaaaaatttccaaaaaggaaaaggaaaaggagaagactCGGCCAAGATCTCGGTCACGTTCTAAATCAAGATCACGGTCCCGGTCCCGCTCTCCATCTCATACTCGACCTAGACGGCGCCATAGATCCCGATCAAG ATCATATTCACCTAGAAGGCGGCCAAGCCCAAGAAGGCGGCCTTCTCCTCGAAGAAGAACTCCACCAAGACGAATGCCTCCTCCGCCACGGCATAGAAGGAGTAGATCTCCAGTGAGACg AAGAAGGCGCTCATCAGCATCCTTGTCTGGGAGTAGCTCATCGTCATCTTCGTCTCGTTCCCGGTCACCACCAAAGAAGCCTCCCAAGAGGACATCAAGTCCCCCTCGAAAAACTCGTAGGTTATCTCCTTCAGCAAGTCCTCCAAGGCGAAGGCACCGGCCTTCACCTCCAGCAACTCCACCACCAAAAACTCGACATTCCCCAACACCCCAGCAGTCAAACCGTACCAGAAAAAGTCGTGTTTCTGTCTCTCCTGGGAGAACTTCAGGTAAAG tgaCAAAACATAAAGGTACTGAGAAAAGAGAGTCTCCTTCACCAGCACCCAAGCCTAGAAAAGTAGAGTTATCTGAATCTG AAGATAAAGGTGGCAAAATGGCAGCAGCAGACTCTGTACAGCAGAGACGCCAATACAGACGACAAAACCAGCAGTCTTCATCTG ACTCCggctcttcctcctcctcagaaGATGAGCGACCCAAGAGGTCCCATGTGAAGAACGGTGAGGTAGGCAGACGGCGGAGACATTCCCCTTCCCGGAGTGCCTCTCCATCACCACGAAAGCGCCAGAAAGAGACTTCCCCTCG GATGCAGATGGGAAAGCGATGGCAATCGCCAATGACTAAAAG TAGTAGACGGAGGAGAAgtccctccccaccacccaccagAAGGCGACGTTCTCCTTCTCCGGCTCCTCCTCGGCGGCGCAGATCTCCCACACCACCACCACGACGAAG gactccttctcctcccccacgTCGGCGCTCACCTTCCCCAAGAAGATACTCTCCTCCAATACAGAGGAGATATTCTCCTTCTCCACCTCCAAAGAGAAGAACagcttctccccctccccctcctaaacGAAGGCCATCACCATCTCCACCGCCAAAGCGTAGGGTCTCCCATTCTCCACCTCCCAAACAAAGAAGTTCCCCAGTCACCAAGAGACGTTCACCTTCATTGTCATCAAAGCATAGAAAAGGGTCTTCCCCAAGCCGATCTACCAGGGAGACCCGATCTCCACAACCAAACAAAAGGCATTCGCCCTCACCACGGCCTCGAGCTCCTCAAACCACCTCAAGCCCTCCTCCCATTCGAAGAGGAGCATCATCATCACCCCAAAGAAGGCAGTCCCCATCTCCAAGTACTAGGCCCATTAGGAGAGTCTCCAGGACTCCGGAacccaaaaagacaaaaaa GGCTGCCTCACCAAGCCCTCAATCTGTAAGGAGGGTCTCATCCTCTCGATCTGTCTCAGGATCTCCTGAGCCAGCACCTAAAAAACCCCAGGCACCTCCATCTCCTGTCCAGTCTCAGTCACCTTCTACAAACTGGTCACCAGCAGTACCAGTCAAAAAGGCTAAAAGCCCAACACCAAGCCCATCTCCAGCAAGG AATTCGGACCAAGAAGTaggtggaaagaaaaagaagaaaaagaaggacaaGAAACATAAAAAGGAGAAGAAGCACAAGAAGCACAAAAAACACAAGAAGGAAAAGGCTGTAGCTGCAGCTGCTGCAGCTACTGTAATCCCTGCAGCGGTTGCTGCTCCCACAACTACAACAGCACAGGAAGAAGCAGAGGCAGAGCCAGAGCCTAAAAAG gagactgaaagtgaagcTGAAGATAACCTTGATGACTTAGAAAAGCACCTGCGTGAAAAGGCCCTGAGATCAATGCGGAAGGCTCAAGTGTCCCCACAGTCTTAG
- the SRRM1 gene encoding serine/arginine repetitive matrix protein 1 isoform X29: MDAGFFRGTSAEQDNRFSNKQKKLLKQLKFAECLEKKVDMSKVNLEVIKPWITKRVTEILGFEDDVVIEFIFNQLEVKNPDSKMMQINLTGFLNGKNAREFMGELWPLLLSAQENIAGIPSAFLELKKEEIKQRQIEQEKLASMKKQDEDKDKRDKEEKESSREKRERSRSPRRTKSRSPSPAPEKKEKTPELPEPSVKVKEPSVQEATSTSDILKVPKPEPVPEPKEPSPEKISKKEKEKEKTRPRSRSRSKSRSRSRSRSPSHTRPRRRHRSRSRSYSPRRRPSPRRRPSPRRRTPPRRMPPPPRHRRSRSPVRRRRRSSASLSGSSSSSSSSRSRSPPKKPPKRTSSPPRKTRRLSPSASPPRRRHRPSPPATPPPKTRHSPTPQQSNRTRKSRVSVSPGRTSGKVTKHKGTEKRESPSPAPKPRKVELSESEEDKGGKMAAADSVQQRRQYRRQNQQSSSDSGSSSSSEDERPKRSHVKNGEVGRRRRHSPSRSASPSPRKRQKETSPRSRRRRSPSPPPTRRRRSPSPAPPRRRRSPTPPPRRRTPSPPPRRRSPSPRRYSPPIQRRYSPSPPPKRRTASPPPPPKRRPSPSPPPKRRVSHSPPPKQRSSPVTKRRSPSLSSKHRKGSSPSRSTRETRSPQPNKRHSPSPRPRAPQTTSSPPPIRRGASSSPQRRQSPSPSTRPIRRVSRTPEPKKTKKAASPSPQSVRRVSSSRSVSGSPEPAPKKPQAPPSPVQSQSPSTNWSPAVPVKKAKSPTPSPSPARNSDQEVGGKKKKKKKDKKHKKEKKHKKHKKHKKEKAVAAAAAATVIPAAVAAPTTTTAQEEAEAEPEPKKETESEAEDNLDDLEKHLREKALRSMRKAQVSPQS, encoded by the exons AATCCAGACTCCAAAATGATGCAAATCAACCTGACTGGGTTTTTGAATGGAAAAAATGCTAGAGAATTTATGGGAGAACTGTGGCCCCTGCTGTTAAGTGCACAAGAAAACATTGCTGGAATTCCTTCTGCTTTCCTAGaactgaagaaggaagaaataaaacagagacAG ATTGAACAAGAAAAATTGGCATCTATGAAAAAGCAAGATGAAGACAAAGATAagagagataaagaagaaaaagaaagcagcagagaaaaaagggaaaggtCTCGAAGCCCAAGAAG AACCAAGAGCCGGAGTCCTTCCCCTGCTccagaaaagaaggagaaaactCCAGAGCTCCCAGAACCTTCAGTGAAAGTAAAAGAACCTTCAGTACAAGAAGCCACTTCTACTAG TGACATCCTGAAAGTTCCCAAGCCTGAACCTGTACCAGAACCTAAAGAACCTTCTccagaaaaaatttccaaaaaggaaaaggaaaaggagaagactCGGCCAAGATCTCGGTCACGTTCTAAATCAAGATCACGGTCCCGGTCCCGCTCTCCATCTCATACTCGACCTAGACGGCGCCATAGATCCCGATCAAG ATCATATTCACCTAGAAGGCGGCCAAGCCCAAGAAGGCGGCCTTCTCCTCGAAGAAGAACTCCACCAAGACGAATGCCTCCTCCGCCACGGCATAGAAGGAGTAGATCTCCAGTGAGACg AAGAAGGCGCTCATCAGCATCCTTGTCTGGGAGTAGCTCATCGTCATCTTCGTCTCGTTCCCGGTCACCACCAAAGAAGCCTCCCAAGAGGACATCAAGTCCCCCTCGAAAAACTCGTAGGTTATCTCCTTCAGCAAGTCCTCCAAGGCGAAGGCACCGGCCTTCACCTCCAGCAACTCCACCACCAAAAACTCGACATTCCCCAACACCCCAGCAGTCAAACCGTACCAGAAAAAGTCGTGTTTCTGTCTCTCCTGGGAGAACTTCAGGTAAAG tgaCAAAACATAAAGGTACTGAGAAAAGAGAGTCTCCTTCACCAGCACCCAAGCCTAGAAAAGTAGAGTTATCTGAATCTG AAGAAGATAAAGGTGGCAAAATGGCAGCAGCAGACTCTGTACAGCAGAGACGCCAATACAGACGACAAAACCAGCAGTCTTCATCTG ACTCCggctcttcctcctcctcagaaGATGAGCGACCCAAGAGGTCCCATGTGAAGAACGGTGAGGTAGGCAGACGGCGGAGACATTCCCCTTCCCGGAGTGCCTCTCCATCACCACGAAAGCGCCAGAAAGAGACTTCCCCTCG TAGTAGACGGAGGAGAAgtccctccccaccacccaccagAAGGCGACGTTCTCCTTCTCCGGCTCCTCCTCGGCGGCGCAGATCTCCCACACCACCACCACGACGAAG gactccttctcctcccccacgTCGGCGCTCACCTTCCCCAAGAAGATACTCTCCTCCAATACAGAGGAGATATTCTCCTTCTCCACCTCCAAAGAGAAGAACagcttctccccctccccctcctaaacGAAGGCCATCACCATCTCCACCGCCAAAGCGTAGGGTCTCCCATTCTCCACCTCCCAAACAAAGAAGTTCCCCAGTCACCAAGAGACGTTCACCTTCATTGTCATCAAAGCATAGAAAAGGGTCTTCCCCAAGCCGATCTACCAGGGAGACCCGATCTCCACAACCAAACAAAAGGCATTCGCCCTCACCACGGCCTCGAGCTCCTCAAACCACCTCAAGCCCTCCTCCCATTCGAAGAGGAGCATCATCATCACCCCAAAGAAGGCAGTCCCCATCTCCAAGTACTAGGCCCATTAGGAGAGTCTCCAGGACTCCGGAacccaaaaagacaaaaaa GGCTGCCTCACCAAGCCCTCAATCTGTAAGGAGGGTCTCATCCTCTCGATCTGTCTCAGGATCTCCTGAGCCAGCACCTAAAAAACCCCAGGCACCTCCATCTCCTGTCCAGTCTCAGTCACCTTCTACAAACTGGTCACCAGCAGTACCAGTCAAAAAGGCTAAAAGCCCAACACCAAGCCCATCTCCAGCAAGG AATTCGGACCAAGAAGTaggtggaaagaaaaagaagaaaaagaaggacaaGAAACATAAAAAGGAGAAGAAGCACAAGAAGCACAAAAAACACAAGAAGGAAAAGGCTGTAGCTGCAGCTGCTGCAGCTACTGTAATCCCTGCAGCGGTTGCTGCTCCCACAACTACAACAGCACAGGAAGAAGCAGAGGCAGAGCCAGAGCCTAAAAAG gagactgaaagtgaagcTGAAGATAACCTTGATGACTTAGAAAAGCACCTGCGTGAAAAGGCCCTGAGATCAATGCGGAAGGCTCAAGTGTCCCCACAGTCTTAG